GTTAGCCCATAGAACTGCATCAAATGCCCATAATTTGCGTCAATCAGCCCATAAATTGCATCAAAAAGAAACCGTGTAGCTATAAACAAagaccaattaaaaatttattttgacaatattaGACTTGAGTTGACGGATTTCCACCTTGTAATACTTGGAATTATGATGAAACAAATTTGTGTGATGACcctggaaataaaaaagttgttatgaaACGTGGAACTAAATACCCTGAGAGAAAAATGAATAGCAATAAGGCTTGTTTCTCTATAATGTTTTGTCAAAATGGTGTGGGAGAATTTCTTCCACcatacacaattttttaaagcacacatttatacaatttatggATAAAACATGGTCCAAAAAGTTCTCACCTTAATAGAACTAAATCTGGCTGGTTTGATGAGGATTGGTTTTTTCGAACATTATTGCCATGCGTTAAGAAACAATTTGGGAAAAAAGTATTAGTAGGTGAAAATCTCTCTTTCCATTTAAGTCATAAAGTTATTCATTCTTGTGAAAAGCAAAACATTAGATTCTTATGCCTTGTGCCCAATTCAACACATTTGCTTAAACCTCTTGGTGTTGCATTCTTTGcaccattaaaaaaagcatgGAGAAGTATACTTCTGGATTGGAAACTTACTTTTCGTGGTAAAAAACTTGCGACTTTACCAACGAAGATTTCTCTAAGTTGCTGAATGATTTAATGACATCCATTAATGAATGTTcgagaaaaatttttataattggaTTAAGAGTTTTTTGTTTAGTGCCATTTAATCCAAACGTGTATATCAAATTACCAAGTGAAAACGTCTTGAATCCTCGTAAAGCTTTAGACCAGAGCCTTTTAGACATAttgaatgagaaaaaaatgaaattggtGATAAGAAAGTTGTTACACAAagtaaatataagaataaaaaaaatatatccaataaaaacttaaaattgaacAAGGAAAATCTATTTCTGTAGAATACGATAGTGAATCAGAAACAGCATCTGAAGGTGAATCAGTGTCTATTGATTTTATGTTACATTATTGAAGAGatgcctaaaatttttttaaaaaaacagttgatgttacaaattgtttgttaattCTTTAgtactcttttattttttgctctttctgacatttaataaaaaattaataagttttaattattgagttaaaaaataattgaaaaaaatcaaactattttagctaatatgtttttttaacaatgtttatatttatttttattgccctttttaactttctaaaaatgttttaggtaccttttttatcattgtaaaatttgaaaattaaatctctttgttgaaataaaaaaatactcattgtttaaataaaaaataagtatatttaaacgGCAAGCTATGTCTCCTTTATATGCAGAAGTTCgccttaaattttattttaataagctCTTGCACTAAACGCGAGGATATTGGTCACCTTAAATATTAcgctttataaaaagtaaatataatattctataagggatcgtccataaattaggcaatgcaaaaaatattttaaaaacgtaaGTAACGGGTCATGCGGAAGTTATCGGGCAAATCCTAATTTCATTATTTGAgcataataattagtttttgtggttttatgcGTAGGCATAAACGttctataatatataaactttattatttgaaacacaattatttaaaatgaggtTAAATGCAGCTGAACGAGAATCTTTTCGAAAGcgactaaaaatgttttttgtaaataaacctaatataaaaaaaaaaaatcgtaaatcattttgaaaaggaAGGATTTGCTCGAAGTTCAATATATGATAACCTAAAGAGACTTGAAACTGTTCCATCGTTTTCTGATAGAAAGCACCCTGGTCGTCCGACATCCTGGACTTGAGAAAAGAAAGCCGAATTACCGAGACTTGTCAACAATCGAAAAGGGGTCAGTCAgagaaaaaaaggtattaaattcGGTGTAAATCAATCGCAAATTGGTcgtcagttaaaaaaaagtgaatattaaatatagaaaacgTGAAAAGACTCCAAAATACACTAGAGAACAACAAATAAAGGCAAAGAAAAGAAACAAGAAACTAGTTAACCAACTCTATAACACAAAATCGCTTCTAGTCATCGATGacgaaaaatacttttgttttgcaGGGAACAACATGCCTAGAAATTCTAGATACTACacaaacaacaaaaagacaTGCTCAGAAAGTGTTCGTTTTATAGGAAAAgagaaatttccaaaaaaattattaatgtggATAGCCATAACTGACCATAGTATGTCTGAGCCATTGTTTCGCACTTCCAAGACCTGTAGCGATCAATTCATCaatctatattaatgaatgttTAGAAAAACGACTTCTTCCATTTATTCACAAGTATCATGGAGactttaactatttattttggcCAGATTTAGCAAGTTCTCATTATTCTAAAGATTCTCTAAATTGGATGGACCAATATGTCTATTTCGCTGAATCCAATCCCCAAATGTGCCTCAAGCACGaccaattgaaaatttttgggGACATTTGGCACAGAAGGTTTACGAGGGAGATCGGCAAGCTTCAACAGAGCAAGTTTTGATTGATCGCATTAAACTAAAACTACAAGAAactgatttaaactttttacagtCGCATATGAAAGGCGTCAGAGCAAAGTTGAGATCAATTGCAGATGGTGGTGTTTTttcatatacaaaaaataatatatttttattaaaagataaatgctttatttaaaaaaaatataatagtagtttgttttttttatttataaataagttattgacGTTTTTGTTTTGTCCGATAACTTAGTTAGTAAGTGTTATGTTTTTACAgcattggacaaaacatttgcaaccgacatcgaacaatgctaaaaagtgttcctaattctacatgtcttaaaaacaaaaagaactatactaccacagcaaacagttcaggagtctagagtcatagcatgccatgacataaGCAATCAGCTGActggtgacagcacacaggcagaatttcattgacaagtgccattttgcagcggacaaaacaagtgcaacttttttggtttgtttcattttcttaagtctggtccatgtcaacgtcacggaagtttttttaataattaaaggaagtatccagaagtttccagaagcctTCAGAAGCTTCCAAAAGTTttcagaagaagcatctggaagcatccagtaGCATCCAGAaatatccagaaacattcagaagcatccagacgcatccagaagctttcagaagcttccagaagcattgaaaagaagcatctagaatcttccagaacaggttcacacaggttcattttactatataagagacatgtaaatcgacatgtaattcagtcagtatatggaagtcaatcagtcagtattatcaagaccaTTATATCATGTTAATTTAATACTTATGCagattttaaaagtgaaaatatcaaaattagcTATATTGGTACAGGTGAAACAGGACCAAAGACACCAAGGCCCAGGGGCATtcccctttttaaaaaaattgacccataaatagactttttttttcgaaataagGGAATGTTCCTCCTCTATTTTAAAaaccgtgtcgtcggccctgtgaaataatagcaacaaaacaagtaacataatattaaacaatatatatgtttgtattgaacttattattattaagaaacaaataatatagtcATAAGTAATGGTAAAAGTGATCAGATACACAGAATTTTGTCTTTTCAATCAGCTTTTACATATGATATTAGTACCGTTAGTACTGTTAGTTAAGAAACGGGAGATTCTTACTCAAAAACACAAGCATTTGCACTCGTTCCGGAGTTAACCGGCTTCTTTTCTGGTCGCAGATATGACTTGCAGTACTAAACACCCGCTCCGAAATCACTGTACATAGAGGCGTCCCTCAATATTTCTGTGCTagttttttcatgttaagaaATTTGGATTTCCTCCAGTATTCAAAGACGTCCTCGTGACTTTCAAGTAGAGGTTCTTTCAAGTACACTGCTACTTCGTCTGACATTGTGCAATGCGCAGTATAaatctaaaacattaaaacaatttataggcttgaaaaatttaaagtacaATACTAATATAGAAGCACAATACTTACTACAGAATTTGTGTTGATTAATTGGTTATATAATGACCAGACAGCACCTGGAGCAGGTGTGGTAGGTTCTTGATTTTCAGCAGCTTTAATTTCATGACCCTTGTCTATGTCCAATGCATTTAACTCGCCAATTAATAAAGTAACAGCTTTCTCAGCCATCGTCCTGCtcctaaaaatcttgttttcAAATCTGGGATCTAGTATTGTTGCAAAAGTATATATAGGTTCGTTCTCGCAGTCTCCGTAACGTCGATGCAAAGATTGACACAGAGATTCTTTAATATTTCCGTAGTCCTTGATGCGATCAATTGACATGTTAACTGCATTTATTATTGGGATAACTTCTGATGTGGTCACTTTCGATGAACTTGCAGTAAGCGTGACCTCTTCAAACACTTTTAAAGCAGCAACGAGAGGAACCACACTGTCCAATTCTCCGTTTGACAACTCCTTGTTTTGTCGAGTAGCTTTTGGGAAATGTGGCGTTACCAATAGAATCGCATCTTTTTGTTCAATTAAACGGTTCTGCATGTAGAAGGTGCTATTCCATTTAGTTGGCTCATCTTGAATAATGCTGTATTAAGGCAGTCCTAGAGTCTCCTGAGATTGTCTCAAAAGTTTGTATGACTTAACCGAATGTTTAAAGTATCCTACTATTCTTCTACAGGTAGCAGTTAGTAAAGATATGCGTTCATTGGCGAGGCAGCCGTCTTTCACAACCAACTGAAGTGTATGGGCAAAACAAGGAATAATTGTAAACTTCCCGACTTCCATAGCAGAAACAATATTTCTGGCATTATTTCTTATTACTACATTGATTTTTTCAAGTAGTCCCCAACGCTTAAGTGATTCATTCATAAAGTTAACAAGATTGGTTGCGGTGTTGGACTCACAAGGAAAAGGTACCACGTCAAGACAAATGTGAATTTGTTTCATATCTTCTGTGAGGAAATGTGCTGTTAGGCTCATGTAATCAACATTGGCTGTTGAGCTCTACATGTCGGTAGTTATACTAACATGATTAGCTTTTTTTTGCCAAGAACTGAATTTTACTTGATACCTTCTGATAAATGCTAGGAATTTCAATAGTCGAGAAGTATTTTCTGCTTGGTATCGTATACCTTGGCTCCAAAAACTGTAGTAACCTCTTGAAACCGGGATTTTCTACGATACTAACAGGTTGGTTATCTGTGCATATCATTTCAGCAATAAGCCTTGTAATTTTTATTGCCTTCGGATTTGTAGATGTGAGAGGCCTGGTCTTTGCAAACACTTGGTGTATTGTTGGTTGTTTAGTAGATGGAGATCTAGGCTTCATTTTTATAGAACTAATTGTGGAAGAAGAGCTTCTAGTATTGATCTCCGCATCATCAACCTTAGGGTTGAGACTTGTGAATGCGGATGCAAGTGTAGAAGATTGAGGTTACCTTGGCATAGGAGTTTCAAAAGCAGGGTTAGGATTGGATTTACAAGATGGTCCTGCGGTAGAGCTATCCTCGCATAGATTAAAATCGAAACGCTAGCTTTATCATGTTTCTGATTTATGATTTCAGATTTatggaaggtttttaaatgcTTTAGCATGTTCAATGTTGTGTATGACTGACAAACTCTGCCACCACTCCTGGATATAACAGTTTTGCAAAAGTTGCATATTGCAGAGTTAGTGTCATTTGAACTGATCACAAAATAGTCCCATACCTCGCTTTATTTACGTTTCGGCATGACAAtgacactatatatatatatatatatatatgtttatattccGAAATTAAAACAGCATTTATAaagatacaaaataataatactaacaataataattattataataaaacaagcaaataagatttttatgataataCTTACTGTCggtaaattgattaaaattgaaaaaaataaatcaattgaaATTTCGAgtataaacttttacttttattttcaacgTTTACTGTTGTTAAGGTCTTCCTTCACAGTTACTTAACTTCAACAATGATATGAAATGCGAAAGTGAAGATTTAAcgtaaattaaacaaaaaaaaatttcaacggCAAAGAGTgtatatattaacttaaattatcaaggaagtaataataaatgaagTGAAGTcgttaaaaagtcttttaaaaaagaatcggAATCGTTAAAAAAGTTGAGAATCGCGATTCTTACGATTCCTTGAGAATCGGAATCGGCCCATCTCtagtataagaaaaaaatttttttaagaatttttgatTCCCTAGGTCACCATGATAggaaaaattatattaactagcagaaagcaacccgtaatacgggttacgGTCGATCTGTTGCTTAATTTATAGTGACTGTTTTCCGCAATTTAAAGTTGcgaaaccttaactaataccctgtAAGTAAAACGCcttcaaattaaataattaaaccatctgtaaaattaaaataaattaatttaccaattatttaacgttatttgagtaatttacaacTGACACAGGTCATATCAGTGTATGGCAGAACCATTTTCCTAGACATTACTAAGTtcaacacaatacgtttttagttactgacacaaataataacacttcatcATGCCTTAAATTGACGAAAGATTAAATCTAAAATCttgttatagtttttataacatgaacTTTAATTCATAAGATTAATATGAATTGAACGtaaattatttatgaattattaattttttggtatccccttAATACACGTTtctttaaaaaaggaaattgtcTTTAAAACGATAAATGCacacaactaaataaatttattataaataactaagtaATTGACTACAAatacgtttcaaacaaaaaaaaagtcgatTTACAATCAAACGTGTGTAtaacaaattgtaaaaaatatgttaactttgatcttttatattgcattaatgcgtcatatgacaaacctaaaataaaaattgtaacagaCAAGTagacataaaagaaaaacaaaacaaaaaaagaaaaaacaactgGAATACAATTTATCAGCTTTTCGGTAGCCTGTTGTCATACTTAAACTGCTGTCATGATGCAGCTTGTCGGTGTTGTTTTATGACGTTATTTCACGTTggtttttagtaaactttagttaaatttaaaagacattacaatagatttaaaatattttaattaaaaagcaaaaaaacaaatgcttcaaggagccaaactaaaaacattaaagataaGAAAtcaaatagatataaataaattgcacATATATAGCTAAATAGTCTTGgcttatagtaaattttaaaagcagtgttttcaataaattaaactaccgtttagttatttttaacaaatagaaTGTAGCATCATCCCAGCGGGCACACGACGTTggaataacgttgaaataacgttgattGACGTTAATCGACGTTGATCAACGTTATTTCAAGGTTATTCCAACGTCGCGTGCCCACTGGGATGTTATGTTGATTGGGTAGTGAATcaatttaactatatttaagtGTGATTggtgaaaaacaaataaaatttcaattaaaaaagacataaacaAACCAAATATACAACagtatgttataaaaaattgcaaattaaaaaaaattacaaaattgaaaaaaataaaaataagtcacCGAAGAAAAAACggcaacaaaaaagttataaatatcttCACCGATAGAagacatttacaaccttttggttgctgttttttcttcggtgtctcctaacaccccggtatggatgagccctccatttgAAGGATGGCTCATCCATACCGCCATTACTTTGCCACTTATTGAAGGACTTCTCCGAGAGAGGCCATGGGTGTTGGGAGCAATATCTTTGATATTCCTCAAATGTTAACGACTCTAAAATTACGAAGAGAAGGAtataataagatttaaaaatatttacaattttttttaatcaaaatataaagcataaccTCACCATTTTCACAGGATGAAGaggattccaaaaaaaaaattaaaaaaaagtaaatcaaaaagaGTTAAACTAGtgagaaatttaattttaataaaaatatgagtaaaatgcaaacagtttaaaaatgtcatatttatattaaataattctttcacctattgcacatatttctccgtaaaaatctaaatttaaaacacaGCCCTACCAGTTATGCTTCTACCAGACactaaagacaaaaaatatacCTCAGAATATTTGATAgaattatgtttacatataaatatataactataatttttttaaaaatccccCTCAT
This genomic interval from Hydra vulgaris chromosome 01, alternate assembly HydraT2T_AEP contains the following:
- the LOC136074043 gene encoding E3 SUMO-protein ligase ZBED1-like, with protein sequence MKPRSPSTKQPTIHQVFAKTRPLTSTNPKAIKITRLIAEMICTDNQPVSIVENPGFKRLLQFLEPRYTIPSRKYFSTIEIPSIYQKSSTANVDYMSLTAHFLTEDMKQIHICLDVVPFPCESNTATNLVNFMNESLKRWGLLEKINVVIRNNARNIVSAMEVGKFTIIPCFAHTLQLVVKDGCLANERISLLTATCRRIVGYFKHSVKSYKLLRQSQETLGLP